From one Gossypium hirsutum isolate 1008001.06 chromosome D08, Gossypium_hirsutum_v2.1, whole genome shotgun sequence genomic stretch:
- the LOC107900694 gene encoding uncharacterized protein isoform X2, whose amino-acid sequence MGSRNGGGAPTMIRRRQSDFKMSFNLALRSLLTTCSKEARILVKNFQNLQVQSKNVSTSVYSASSFLSKPLTNGATDHIQVITTLHGSIEVELPLILWGNLWKNNVLTISFLISGYLSGF is encoded by the exons ATGGGTAGCAGAAATGGCGGTGGAGCTCCTACGATGATAAGAAGAAGACAATCCGATTTTAAAATGTCCTTCAACCTCGCTCTTCGCTCCCTTCTCACTACCTGTTCTAAAGAGGCTAG GATTTTAGTAAAGAATTTCCAAAATTTACAAGTACAGAGCAAGAACGTCTCTACCAGCGTTTATTCAG CGAGCTCCTTTTTGTCCAAGCCTTTAACCAATGGCGCTACGGATCATATTCAGGTCATTACCACTTTGCATGGGAGTATAGAG GTAGAACTGCCCTTGATACTGTGGGGCAACTTGTGGAAGAACAATGTCTTGACCATTTCTTTTCTGATAAGTGGGTATCTATCTGGTTTCTAA
- the LOC107900694 gene encoding uncharacterized protein isoform X6 translates to MGSRNGGGAPTMIRRRQSDFKMSFNLALRSLLTTCSKEARILVKNFQNLQVQSKNVSTSVYSGHYHFAWEYRGRTALDTVGQLVEEQCLDHFFSDNLI, encoded by the exons ATGGGTAGCAGAAATGGCGGTGGAGCTCCTACGATGATAAGAAGAAGACAATCCGATTTTAAAATGTCCTTCAACCTCGCTCTTCGCTCCCTTCTCACTACCTGTTCTAAAGAGGCTAG GATTTTAGTAAAGAATTTCCAAAATTTACAAGTACAGAGCAAGAACGTCTCTACCAGCGTTTATTCAG GTCATTACCACTTTGCATGGGAGTATAGAG GTAGAACTGCCCTTGATACTGTGGGGCAACTTGTGGAAGAACAATGTCTTGACCATTTCTTTTCTGATAA TTTGATATGA
- the LOC107900694 gene encoding uncharacterized protein isoform X4: MGSRNGGGAPTMIRRRQSDFKMSFNLALRSLLTTCSKEARILVKNFQNLQVQSKNVSTSVYSGHYHFAWEYRGRTALDTVGQLVEEQCLDHFFSDKWVSIWFLTLSECWVLN; this comes from the exons ATGGGTAGCAGAAATGGCGGTGGAGCTCCTACGATGATAAGAAGAAGACAATCCGATTTTAAAATGTCCTTCAACCTCGCTCTTCGCTCCCTTCTCACTACCTGTTCTAAAGAGGCTAG GATTTTAGTAAAGAATTTCCAAAATTTACAAGTACAGAGCAAGAACGTCTCTACCAGCGTTTATTCAG GTCATTACCACTTTGCATGGGAGTATAGAG GTAGAACTGCCCTTGATACTGTGGGGCAACTTGTGGAAGAACAATGTCTTGACCATTTCTTTTCTGATAAGTGGGTATCTATCTGGTTTCTAACATTGTCTGAATGTTGGGTGCTTAACTGA
- the LOC107900694 gene encoding uncharacterized protein isoform X5: MGSRNGGGAPTMIRRRQSDFKMSFNLALRSLLTTCSKEARILVKNFQNLQVQSKNVSTSVYSAFNQWRYGSYSGHYHFAWEYRGRTALDTVGQLVEEQCLDHFFSDNLI, from the exons ATGGGTAGCAGAAATGGCGGTGGAGCTCCTACGATGATAAGAAGAAGACAATCCGATTTTAAAATGTCCTTCAACCTCGCTCTTCGCTCCCTTCTCACTACCTGTTCTAAAGAGGCTAG GATTTTAGTAAAGAATTTCCAAAATTTACAAGTACAGAGCAAGAACGTCTCTACCAGCGTTTATTCAG CCTTTAACCAATGGCGCTACGGATCATATTCAGGTCATTACCACTTTGCATGGGAGTATAGAG GTAGAACTGCCCTTGATACTGTGGGGCAACTTGTGGAAGAACAATGTCTTGACCATTTCTTTTCTGATAA TTTGATATGA
- the LOC107900694 gene encoding uncharacterized protein isoform X1 yields the protein MGSRNGGGAPTMIRRRQSDFKMSFNLALRSLLTTCSKEARILVKNFQNLQVQSKNVSTSVYSAFNQWRYGSYSGHYHFAWEYRGRTALDTVGQLVEEQCLDHFFSDKWVSIWFLTLSECWVLN from the exons ATGGGTAGCAGAAATGGCGGTGGAGCTCCTACGATGATAAGAAGAAGACAATCCGATTTTAAAATGTCCTTCAACCTCGCTCTTCGCTCCCTTCTCACTACCTGTTCTAAAGAGGCTAG GATTTTAGTAAAGAATTTCCAAAATTTACAAGTACAGAGCAAGAACGTCTCTACCAGCGTTTATTCAG CCTTTAACCAATGGCGCTACGGATCATATTCAGGTCATTACCACTTTGCATGGGAGTATAGAG GTAGAACTGCCCTTGATACTGTGGGGCAACTTGTGGAAGAACAATGTCTTGACCATTTCTTTTCTGATAAGTGGGTATCTATCTGGTTTCTAACATTGTCTGAATGTTGGGTGCTTAACTGA
- the LOC107900694 gene encoding uncharacterized protein isoform X3: MGSRNGGGAPTMIRRRQSDFKMSFNLALRSLLTTCSKEARILVKNFQNLQVQSKNVSTSVYSASSFLSKPLTNGATDHIQVITTLHGSIEVELPLILWGNLWKNNVLTISFLII; encoded by the exons ATGGGTAGCAGAAATGGCGGTGGAGCTCCTACGATGATAAGAAGAAGACAATCCGATTTTAAAATGTCCTTCAACCTCGCTCTTCGCTCCCTTCTCACTACCTGTTCTAAAGAGGCTAG GATTTTAGTAAAGAATTTCCAAAATTTACAAGTACAGAGCAAGAACGTCTCTACCAGCGTTTATTCAG CGAGCTCCTTTTTGTCCAAGCCTTTAACCAATGGCGCTACGGATCATATTCAGGTCATTACCACTTTGCATGGGAGTATAGAG GTAGAACTGCCCTTGATACTGTGGGGCAACTTGTGGAAGAACAATGTCTTGACCATTTCTTTTCTGATAA TTTGA
- the LOC107900693 gene encoding abscisic acid 8'-hydroxylase CYP707A2, translating into MAFYFMIPLFASIFFIFLFNFLLNLFKSKKSRDLPLPPGTLGWPYIGETFQLYSQNPNVFFASKQKRYGSIFKTHILGCPCVMISSPEAAKFVLVTKSHLFKPTFPASKERMLGKQAIFFSQGQYHAKLRKLVLRAFVPEAVKSFVSNIESIAKDSLQSLEGRLITTFQEMKTYTFNVALLSIFGEDEVKYREDLKRCYYILEKGYNSMPINIPGTLFNKSMKARKELAQILAKIISTRRETKQEYNDLLGSFMGDKEGLTDEQIADNIIGVIFAARDTTASVLTWIIKYLGENPSVLQAVTDEQEAIVKGKEKCGEEQTLSWADTKKMPITSRVIQETLRVASILSFTFREAVADVEYEGYLIPKGWKVLPLFRNIHHSPEIFPDPEKFDPSRFEVVPKPNTFMPFGNGTHSCPGNELAKLEIMVLLHHLTTKYRWSMVGTNSGIQYGPFALPQNGLPIRLIRKS; encoded by the exons CATGATTCCCTtatttgcttccattttctttatttttctcttcaattttctgcTTAATTTGTTCAAATCCAAAAAATCCCGGGACTTACCCCTCCCGCCTGGCACCCTGGGTTGGCCGTACATCGGTGAAACCTTTCAGCTCTACTCCCAAAACCCAAATGTCTTCTTTGCTTCCAAGCAGAAAAG GTACGGCTCCATATTCAAGACCCATATACTTGGGTGTCCCTGTGTGATGATTTCCAGCCCGGAAGCTGCGAAATTCGTGCTTGTCACCAAGTCTCACCTCTTCAAGCCAACGTTTCCGGCCAGTAAAGAGAGGATGTTGGGCAAACAAGCCATTTTCTTTAGCCAAGGACAGTACCATGCCAAATTGAGGAAGCTTGTGCTCCGTGCCTTCGTGCCTGAGGCCGTCAAAAGCTTCGTTTCTAACATCGAATCCATTGCCAAAGATTCTCTCCAGTCATTGGAAGGCAGGCTGATTACCACTTTCCAAGAAATGAAAACG TACACATTCAATGTTGCGCTGCTATCGATATTCGGAGAGGATGAAGTGAAGTACAGAGAAGATCTGAAGAGGTGTTATTACATATTAGAAAAAGGGTATAACTCGATGCCCATTAATATTCCGGGTACACTTTTCAACAAATCGATGAAAGCAAGGAAAGAGCTAGCTCAGATCCTGGCCAAAATCATATCGACCAGGAGGGAAACGAAGCAGGAGTACAATGACTTGTTGGGTTCTTTCATGGGTGATAAAGAAGGCCTCACCGATGAACAAATCGCTGATAACATCATTGGTGTAATCTTTGCTGCTCGTGACACCACCGCTAGTGTACTCACTTGGATAATTAAGTACCTTGGAGAAAACCCCAGCGTTCTTCAAGCTGTCACG GATGAACAAGAGGCCATAGTGAAAGGTAAAGAGAAATGCGGTGAGGAGCAAACTCTGAGCTGGGCAGATACCAAGAAGATGCCCATAACTTCAAGAGTGATTCAGGAGACACTTAGGGTTGCTTCGATTTTATCTTTTACCTTCAGAGAAGCAGTGGCTGATGTTGAATATGAAG GGTATCTTATACCAAAAGGATGGAAAGTTTTACCACTTTTTAGAAACATTCATCACAGCCCAGAAATCTTCCCAGATCCTGAAAAGTTTGATCCTTCAAGATTTGAG GTTGTTCCAAAACCCAATACATTTATGCCATTTGGCAATGGAACACATTCATGTCCAGGGAATGAGTTAGCCAAGCTGGAAATCATGGTCCTTCTCCATCATCTGACCACAAAGTACAG GTGGTCTATGGTGGGTACAAACAGTGGAATTCAGTATGGTCCTTTTGCTCTTCCCCAGAATGGTTTGCCCATCAGATTAATCAGAAAATCATAG